The Thalassoroseus pseudoceratinae genome has a segment encoding these proteins:
- a CDS encoding ATP-dependent DNA helicase — protein MKLPTLTAEQRDARDYLVDDPSLIRRLGGLAGTGKSTLLGYVAKEFPRALAMTPTGKAAEVLRQKGLKNATTIHSAIYACHEKPILDENGKEVKGKNGKPLTETIFGRKPPKFVEGDIFIVDEASMVTRKLYDDLRSYRRPIIFVGDHGQLEPIGDSFNLMEDAEVKLETIHRNANEIARFAGFLRDGNEARNWKSQEKLRQRKVYLTPTDKMLKSDSWGIFDQVITAFNKDRVILNQHYRDFLHNIQDEDNVPIVGDRVICLRNNHKRGLANGMIGVVKRVDSDTCYMVFETTNGVCHGVEYDPEQFNNPKSPEFTRKHEAFDFAYCITCHKAQGSEFGHVLVMPGECPYWSRERWAYTAASRAKSKLTWMI, from the coding sequence ATGAAATTACCAACATTGACCGCTGAACAACGGGATGCCCGCGACTACTTGGTAGACGATCCTTCTTTGATTCGACGCCTAGGTGGACTCGCCGGAACCGGCAAGTCGACCTTACTCGGATACGTGGCCAAAGAGTTTCCAAGAGCACTGGCTATGACGCCAACCGGAAAGGCAGCAGAAGTTCTCCGACAGAAGGGTCTTAAGAATGCAACGACGATTCATAGTGCTATCTATGCATGTCATGAAAAGCCAATTCTCGATGAGAACGGAAAGGAAGTGAAAGGCAAGAATGGCAAGCCGCTCACAGAGACGATTTTCGGACGCAAGCCACCCAAGTTCGTCGAAGGCGACATCTTCATTGTGGATGAAGCCTCCATGGTGACACGCAAACTGTACGACGATCTACGCTCGTATCGTCGACCGATCATCTTTGTTGGTGATCATGGACAACTGGAGCCAATTGGCGACTCGTTTAACTTGATGGAAGACGCGGAAGTAAAGTTAGAGACTATTCACCGAAACGCCAACGAGATTGCTAGGTTCGCTGGGTTTTTGCGTGACGGCAATGAGGCAAGAAATTGGAAGTCTCAAGAGAAACTGAGACAACGGAAGGTCTATCTAACGCCAACCGACAAAATGCTAAAGTCGGACTCGTGGGGAATCTTCGACCAGGTCATCACCGCGTTCAACAAAGACCGAGTGATTCTGAATCAACACTATCGAGACTTCTTGCACAACATTCAAGACGAAGACAACGTGCCGATTGTTGGAGATCGAGTCATCTGTCTTCGAAACAACCATAAGCGTGGTCTTGCCAACGGCATGATAGGTGTCGTCAAGCGTGTAGACTCTGACACATGCTATATGGTCTTTGAGACAACGAACGGAGTTTGCCACGGCGTCGAATACGACCCTGAGCAATTCAATAATCCTAAGTCGCCAGAGTTCACGCGGAAGCATGAAGCATTTGATTTCGCGTACTGCATTACATGTCATAAGGCACAAGGATCTGAATTCGGTCATGTGTTGGTGATGCCAGGCGAGTGTCCATATTGGAGTCGGGAACGCTGGGCGTATACGGCTGCGAGTCGTGCCAAATCAAAACTAACTTGGATGATCTAA
- a CDS encoding bifunctional DNA primase/polymerase, translating to MPISKARILKNAAKSLYDKNVPIIPMTVDKKATGKWAGLEDGFDWVDIERDIDGGLAKGIAINLAYTDWLDIECDSEEAETHLQSLFGGKIPPTPTWQSGRGKHRLFRKDRSKWPKGKGFAVGKLDILLGNGKGCLTTVPPSLHPEGMERYWLDGLSLDDLEPAELPENVIRQLVETSEGSVGSSRVDPKVAKLGGKMPHRNCWRWLRTLSAGIPPMVKPHTHLCGMESTSSTGQSTPNGSRIF from the coding sequence ATGCCGATATCCAAAGCACGCATATTGAAGAACGCTGCGAAATCTCTGTACGACAAGAACGTGCCGATCATTCCGATGACGGTCGACAAGAAGGCGACCGGCAAGTGGGCAGGTCTCGAAGACGGATTCGATTGGGTCGACATCGAACGCGACATTGATGGCGGTCTGGCTAAGGGAATCGCAATCAATCTTGCCTATACCGATTGGTTGGATATCGAATGCGACTCTGAAGAAGCAGAGACACACCTGCAATCGCTGTTTGGTGGCAAGATTCCACCGACTCCGACTTGGCAATCCGGTCGCGGCAAGCATCGGCTATTCCGTAAGGATCGGTCGAAGTGGCCAAAGGGTAAAGGATTTGCCGTCGGCAAGCTCGACATTCTGTTGGGCAACGGCAAAGGCTGCTTAACGACCGTGCCGCCATCGCTGCACCCTGAGGGAATGGAACGGTATTGGCTGGATGGTCTGTCGCTCGATGACCTCGAACCGGCTGAACTGCCTGAAAACGTCATCCGGCAGCTAGTTGAAACGTCGGAAGGCTCAGTAGGGTCGAGTAGGGTCGACCCTAAAGTGGCAAAGTTGGGGGGAAAGATGCCACATCGCAATTGCTGGCGATGGTTGCGGACGTTGAGTGCTGGCATTCCACCGATGGTGAAACCTCATACGCATCTGTGCGGAATGGAGAGCACCTCGAGCACTGGCCAATCGACTCCAAACGGTTCCAGGATTTTCTGA
- a CDS encoding recombinase family protein yields MANAKNPGGKRPHGMPTTQSIHDCVIVWLKYAEEHCPELVPLLDADPDERIEAMVEDFEDRYLGGSGTIRFPIPPKATGGVYLRYSDPNSNPRSLPQQLGICLERVVRDGVMMPWPHVFADGAITGKIAARTGYRQMKQAIEKRVCCRLYVDDSARLGRDQAEAHLFKRLLDASGCVLITIGNGIDTSQQSAALHYAISAAIDEQESRNKSHRVKRGMRDAFLQDRIVNGPCLGQRDVPLLDANGEVVINHKGRVEKQRVIDDAAAKIVREIFDRFAVKREDRTAIIADLNARNVEGGNWDDTRLRQLLKRPVYKGIEYWGMTSQVRDPETGKVTVVEHPPEEWLSRDVSHLRLVSDEVWEAAQVRLAESKSAFDSTRKNVQSGERQRAVPKRLFHLTCGCCGKPLYLGRSGKYASLCCLNGRDGKKGCTFKGYKRLSHVENSLLDHLRSEIFTKEFLERLLVEANRILDEIPESDDVELQTVKARICETEERLAELRRHLTSGEIGDIGTMVTVVREVEDTLSRLRDRERELSVKWNDDPLPMTEEFITETLDDLHGLLSKEVEAAAPILQKMLGEIIVEQREVKGSKKPQWFAKFALNGNAIVSHLTRPKDCPNSECWELPISAVWTIGEKHEVWLREVPKYEQISGRALAYKLEGRSTQWISEELGVIWKLADDAIRFAETGGRPEPEKPRKRRPRQKGSKPEPKYKSHAAEVVRLRDEKQWPFPRIARHLKIHESTATRAYDFGTHRRTRSVAVKRNRGRWQHLNPDEVAKAVSMLAAGTSVSEIAEQTSLSASTIYRLRRKQHSSRDRSEFPDNTPITV; encoded by the coding sequence ATGGCGAATGCAAAGAACCCTGGTGGCAAACGACCGCATGGAATGCCCACAACGCAGTCCATCCACGACTGCGTTATCGTCTGGCTGAAATATGCGGAAGAACATTGTCCTGAATTGGTCCCGCTATTGGATGCCGATCCGGACGAGCGAATCGAGGCCATGGTCGAGGATTTTGAAGACCGGTATCTCGGAGGATCGGGAACGATTCGCTTTCCGATTCCACCAAAGGCCACGGGCGGCGTTTATCTCCGCTACTCCGATCCGAACTCAAATCCGAGGTCGCTCCCACAGCAGCTTGGGATCTGTCTGGAGCGTGTCGTCCGCGACGGCGTGATGATGCCTTGGCCGCATGTTTTCGCGGACGGTGCGATCACCGGGAAAATCGCTGCCCGAACCGGGTATCGACAAATGAAACAGGCAATCGAGAAGCGAGTTTGCTGCCGGCTGTACGTGGACGACTCCGCTCGGCTTGGCCGCGATCAGGCGGAAGCCCACCTCTTCAAGCGGCTTCTCGACGCCTCCGGCTGCGTGCTGATCACAATCGGCAACGGGATCGACACCAGCCAGCAGAGCGCCGCACTGCACTATGCCATCTCCGCCGCGATCGACGAGCAAGAGAGTCGGAATAAATCTCACCGCGTCAAGCGAGGAATGCGGGATGCCTTCCTGCAAGACCGCATCGTCAACGGCCCCTGCCTCGGCCAACGGGACGTGCCGCTACTCGACGCCAACGGTGAAGTTGTCATCAACCACAAAGGGCGGGTTGAGAAGCAGCGTGTGATCGACGATGCTGCCGCCAAAATCGTGCGTGAAATTTTTGACCGCTTCGCCGTCAAGAGGGAGGATCGAACTGCAATCATTGCCGACCTCAATGCTCGCAACGTAGAAGGCGGCAACTGGGACGACACGCGCCTCCGGCAACTGCTCAAGCGGCCGGTCTATAAAGGCATTGAGTATTGGGGCATGACCTCGCAGGTTCGTGACCCGGAAACGGGGAAGGTGACCGTGGTCGAACATCCGCCCGAAGAATGGCTGAGCCGGGATGTTTCTCACCTTCGGCTTGTTTCGGACGAGGTCTGGGAAGCTGCCCAAGTTCGCTTGGCGGAGTCCAAATCGGCCTTCGATTCGACTCGAAAGAACGTCCAGTCGGGCGAACGGCAGAGGGCCGTTCCAAAGCGACTGTTCCATCTGACCTGCGGTTGCTGCGGAAAACCACTCTACTTAGGTCGTAGTGGAAAATACGCCTCTCTCTGCTGCCTCAACGGTCGGGACGGCAAGAAGGGCTGTACCTTCAAAGGCTATAAACGGCTCAGCCATGTCGAGAACTCACTGTTGGATCACCTGCGATCAGAGATTTTCACGAAGGAATTTCTTGAACGTCTTCTTGTCGAGGCAAACCGGATTTTGGACGAGATTCCCGAATCTGACGATGTGGAACTTCAGACCGTGAAAGCGAGAATTTGTGAGACTGAAGAACGCTTGGCCGAATTGCGGCGACACCTAACATCCGGTGAGATCGGCGACATTGGAACCATGGTAACCGTGGTCCGTGAGGTCGAGGACACGCTCTCAAGACTTCGGGATCGTGAGCGGGAACTTTCGGTGAAATGGAATGATGATCCCCTTCCAATGACCGAGGAGTTCATCACTGAAACGCTCGACGACCTGCACGGCCTACTTTCTAAAGAAGTAGAAGCCGCAGCTCCAATCTTGCAAAAGATGCTTGGCGAGATCATCGTCGAGCAACGCGAAGTTAAGGGCTCCAAAAAGCCGCAATGGTTTGCGAAATTCGCGCTCAACGGTAATGCAATCGTTTCACATCTAACGCGTCCGAAGGATTGTCCAAATAGCGAATGTTGGGAACTCCCAATATCCGCTGTTTGGACAATCGGCGAGAAGCACGAAGTCTGGCTGCGGGAAGTGCCGAAATACGAGCAGATTTCTGGACGAGCCCTCGCCTACAAGCTCGAAGGACGCAGCACGCAGTGGATTTCGGAAGAGTTGGGAGTCATTTGGAAGTTGGCGGATGACGCCATCCGCTTTGCTGAAACGGGCGGACGTCCCGAGCCTGAAAAACCGAGAAAGAGGCGGCCGCGACAGAAGGGTTCCAAGCCAGAACCGAAATATAAATCTCATGCTGCGGAAGTCGTGCGGTTGCGGGATGAGAAACAGTGGCCGTTTCCACGGATCGCCCGGCACCTCAAGATCCATGAGTCAACAGCGACTCGGGCTTACGACTTCGGCACCCATAGGCGGACGCGGTCCGTTGCAGTAAAGCGGAATCGCGGTCGCTGGCAACATCTCAATCCTGACGAGGTCGCTAAAGCCGTCTCGATGCTGGCGGCCGGCACGAGCGTTTCCGAGATTGCCGAACAGACATCTCTTTCGGCTTCGACAATTTATCGGCTGCGGCGGA
- a CDS encoding site-specific integrase has product MANSNKRNRSKKPAKPRPDFPLYAHGVGKWAKKVRGKTVYFTKWTDDPKGVTALEMWLEQKDDLIAGRQPRKHDPDTLTVGHLCNHFLTHHEERRDRGEISPRTFQGLHATCANIIKCFGKGRPVSDLTPDDFGKLRSALAETRKAVSLRNEMQRCRSVFRYAYVNGLVDREVQYGSKFDKPELKQVRRERRQAKDEHGLRMFDADELRLILDNAKQPLRTMVLLAVNCGFGPTDLSRLPMQYVDLEAGLIDYPRPKTEADRICPLWPETIAAIKEWIPNRPTAKSADNKGLLFLTVRGAAFVKVSKNGSPKDAIGQELDKVLKRLGIKRKGVGFYALRHTFRTVADAAKDPVATNLIMGHVDASMGAIYREDIATSRLRAVTDHVRQWLFPPDKDSKPTDDPGKESPQAGDLPDDTNDNEPPILKLFAG; this is encoded by the coding sequence ATGGCGAATTCTAACAAGCGTAACCGTTCAAAGAAACCCGCTAAGCCAAGGCCAGACTTTCCGCTCTATGCTCATGGCGTGGGAAAGTGGGCCAAGAAGGTCAGAGGCAAGACGGTCTACTTCACGAAGTGGACAGACGATCCAAAGGGTGTGACTGCTCTGGAAATGTGGCTGGAGCAGAAGGACGATCTAATCGCTGGTCGTCAGCCTCGCAAGCATGATCCAGATACGTTGACGGTTGGCCATCTCTGTAATCACTTCCTCACGCATCACGAAGAACGCCGAGACCGTGGCGAGATCAGTCCAAGAACGTTTCAGGGACTGCACGCGACGTGTGCCAACATCATCAAGTGTTTCGGCAAGGGTCGACCCGTCTCCGATCTGACACCTGACGATTTCGGTAAGCTGCGATCGGCATTGGCTGAGACTCGGAAAGCTGTGTCACTCCGAAACGAGATGCAACGCTGTCGATCTGTCTTTCGATATGCGTATGTCAATGGCTTGGTCGACCGAGAGGTGCAGTATGGCTCCAAGTTCGACAAGCCAGAGTTGAAACAGGTTCGGCGTGAACGTCGGCAGGCCAAAGACGAACATGGCTTGCGGATGTTTGATGCGGACGAACTCCGACTGATCTTGGACAACGCCAAACAGCCACTCCGCACGATGGTCTTGCTGGCGGTCAATTGTGGATTCGGACCCACCGACCTGTCTCGGTTGCCGATGCAGTACGTGGACCTGGAAGCCGGATTGATCGACTATCCGAGACCGAAGACGGAAGCCGACCGGATTTGTCCGCTGTGGCCTGAGACGATTGCCGCAATCAAAGAATGGATTCCGAATCGACCGACCGCGAAGAGTGCAGACAACAAAGGTCTACTATTCCTGACGGTCAGAGGTGCTGCATTCGTGAAGGTCTCCAAAAATGGCTCACCAAAGGATGCGATTGGTCAAGAGTTGGATAAGGTTCTTAAACGGCTTGGCATCAAACGTAAGGGAGTCGGATTCTACGCACTCCGACATACGTTCCGAACTGTGGCCGATGCCGCCAAAGACCCTGTGGCGACGAATCTAATTATGGGCCATGTCGACGCCTCGATGGGTGCGATTTACAGAGAGGATATCGCAACGAGCCGACTCCGAGCCGTCACCGATCACGTTCGGCAATGGCTGTTTCCGCCTGACAAGGACTCCAAGCCGACAGACGATCCTGGCAAGGAATCACCCCAGGCGGGTGATTTGCCGGACGACACCAATGACAATGAACCGCCGATCCTCAAGCTGTTTGCGGGATAA
- a CDS encoding helix-turn-helix domain-containing protein: MSAPKSALTVAQVAERLGTRPHTVTAWIKSGELRAIDISQSAGGRPTWRIMPEDLDAFIERRTHQAAPKRTRRKKRSNIKEFF; encoded by the coding sequence ATGAGTGCTCCCAAATCTGCATTAACGGTTGCTCAAGTTGCCGAGCGACTCGGAACTAGACCGCACACAGTGACGGCTTGGATCAAATCCGGCGAACTCCGAGCGATCGACATCAGCCAATCGGCTGGCGGTCGTCCGACTTGGCGAATCATGCCCGAAGACCTCGACGCCTTTATAGAACGTCGAACGCATCAGGCAGCACCAAAGCGAACTCGGAGAAAGAAACGCTCCAATATTAAGGAGTTTTTCTAA